TGGAGCTTGTTGAGGGTTAATTATGGGCACACGAAAAGGAATTTCCAGTCTACTCTCAGGTGTAAAGAAAAACCCGGATGACCAGCAGAAGAGGAGCACTACTTTTGAAAAATTAATGCAAATTTCTCCCTTTGATTCTGAACCCAATATATCGGAAATCGCGCAGCAGGTTTCCGAAAAAAGTGTGTCCAAATCTGTGTCCAAAGGACAGACCAAAGGTCAGACTTTTGGACAGAGAAGTGTGTCCAAAGGACAGACCAAAGGTCAGACTTTTGGACAGAGAAGTGGTCTGACCAAAAGTGTGTCCAAAATATCCGATAATAACAACGATTTTTCCCCTTCCCGTGAACACTCGGAGAAGGGAATTTTTTACTTTCGGTCTCCAGGTGAACCACGCACTAAAAGTGAAAAAATCCTCTGGAAATACCTTGAAAAAAATCAAATAATAGTCATAAATTATGATGATTTATCTGAAGAAACGAGAATTCCAAGGACCACCATCAGAAACGTTTTTAGAAGGTGGTCAGAACAAAATATTTTGATTAAAACAAAGGCTCCTGGAAACTTAGGTTTAAAAATTGAATTCACCCCGAATGGACAGACAAATGGACAGGCGCAAGGTGTGTCCATTTTGCCCTCTAAGATAGATAGAAGAGATTTAAATCTATCTATCTCTCTTGAAACCCTCCAAACCGCATGGCCCAATCTTGCCCGAAAAGGGTTCGGTTTGGAGCAAATCTCGCAGATTGAAAAAATCCTGACCGAGCAGGGAAAGGGTCTTACCCGAGTTGTCCAAGGGCTGGATCACGCGGAATGGGAATTAGCCCATGACCAGATGTTGGACAAAGCTGGCCAGCCCGTAGCGGACCCCTGTTCATGGGTTTACCGCTCATTGGCTAGGGATGGGTATTACCGCAGGCCCAAGGGGTATATTTCTCCCCAGGAGCAAGCTGAAAAAGATGATGAAGCGGAAGCGAAAGCTCTCATCGATGCGAGGAATGCTGCTGATCAGGCACGGTTCCAAGCATGGAAAACGGGGATTTCTGAAAACGATTTTCAAAAAGCCATGAAGGGATTTCCTGGCGGTGATCGGGAGGCCTGGCTGAAAAAAGTTTGGAAGGAACGTTCCAGGGAATGACATGGGGATTTTGGTGTCCAGAACCCCGCAGATTTTGTTTCTGGATCAAAATCCACCCTGTCCCCTGCCCTGATCCTGAAAAGCGAAAATTAGCCAATTCTCGGGCCTTTTCGCGTGGCTTGGTTTTTTCGCCTTTCCAGCCAAGGCTTTTCAAGATTTCCGGTATTGTTTTAAAACTTTGTATTTATTAATTTTTTTAACAATCCGGGTTTGTTCTTGATTGGTATTCACTGTAAATTTAAAACTTTGCTATTGAAATAGTTTTGTAATCGCATATTTTTACAAAAAAATCATGGAGGTAACCTATGCCCGAACTTTCCTGGAGAGAAGCTTGTATAAGAGTTTTAACGGACTCTGATGGTGCATTGCACTGTAAAGACATTTCAGATAAAATTTATATTGATGGATATAAAAAACAGATGGGTGTAAAACCATCTGGTTTAGTTTATAATACAATATACAATTCAATTAAAAATGATAAAGAAAATTCTCCGTTTATTCAGGTTGGAAAGTCAATGTTTGCGTTAAAAACAACCAAAGATGAAAGCGAAGATGATAGCAAATCTAAAAGAAAGAAAAAAGAAACAGAATCTGCTGAGTGCCTTGTGAAGGCTTGTGGATTGTTTTGGCAAGCAAAATATGTTGATTGGAAATCTAGTCCAAAATTGTTAGGCAGAGAATCTGTTGGATCAGAATGCATTGACTTTTCAAATCAGAGTGGAATTTATATACTGTATGAGCACCATGCTCCGATCTATGTGGGTAGAGCTGCAAAGTGTAATTTAGCGAAAAGAATATCGGACCATGTCCGTGATAAGCACGCAGGAAGGTGGGATAGATTTACATGGCTTGGGTTTCTTGAAGTAGGAAGCAAAGGCGAATTATCAAAATCTTCAAAGGAAGTGTTTAATAGCGAAAGTTTGATTTTAACGGTAGAGGCAGTTCTTATAGAAACACTAGAAGCACCTCGAAATAAGCGTGGTGGTGATGGCTTTGACCAAATTGAGTACCTACAAGTATTAGACCCTGGCCTGTTAGATAAGAGGTATTTTGCCTAATCTACCCAGGTTCATACAGTTTTGGTGCCTCTATTGAAGGTTTATTTACTGTTTTCAATGAGTGCGGTGAATACTGGATTATAAAATCAGCCCGCATTCCATATTTGTCTGCAAAAAAAATTTTAAGGTAGGGGTCATCTGAATCTTGATCTTCAGATGACCCTGAAGACATTGTGTCATTGACCAGTATTAAGGCATCCAGGTCTGTATGCATTAAATTTACTAAATCATCACCTGAAATCTGGGATTGTCCACTCATTTCTTTTTCATATTCATAATACAGTGCAACGATTGGCATATTTGTATCTTTAGCAATATCTTTAATTGTTTCTATAGAATGGACCATGAACAAGTGTTCGGTTGAAAAATCTCTATTAAAATTGATATTTTGCATAAAGTCTACAACAATAAATTTGGTTTTTTTGTCATTTTTATCTATGTCAATAATAGTATCTCTAAGATTCTGAATTGCTAGTTCATCAGTAGCTTGTAATTTAATCCCTGATGTCTCTATTGTTCTTGCTGATTTTGTCAGTGCTTCTAATTCAAGATTGCTGCACATTCCTGTGTACGGTTTCTGCATGCTAACATCAGTATGGCAGCACAGCAGCTTCAAAGCAAAATTTTCCTTAGTTAAGCCAAGTGAAAAATAGTAGATAGATGTATCTGTGTTTAGTCCAATATTCAAAATTATGTTCAAAATTAATGAAAATTGATGTCTTCTTTGTCCAGATATTACAGTAACTTCCCCTGGCGTAATGCCTCTAAAATATACATCTAGCACTTCTATTCCAGTGGATAGCCCTGTCTTGTTGTCAGACAAGGATGGATTGCATTTGATTTTGTCTAAAACTCCAGAAAGTGCATCGCTTAATTGAGATTTCAAAGGTGGTCTCCTTGTTTTTCCCCGTAGTTTCAGTGATATGCGTACATCCTGGGTGATGGTATTGCAAGAGATTTGCGGTAATCTTGAAAATAACCGCAGCTACGGGGTGTTGCGATAAATTTAATACTTGAAGTCAGTATGGATATTAAGTTTACTTCCAAGATCCCCATGCTAAAATAAGAAGGAGGTCAAAAAAATTAAAAGATTCGGGAGTAATCTATGCCCAGCTGTGGTGATTGCATTAATTTTGTCTGCACATTGTCTGGCAAGTGTAATGATGGTAAATGGGAAAAGTTTTGCGAAACTGTACAAAAGGTGGTTTCAGAGGACAGCGCAGCAAATAGCAGTTGCTTTTCTCCCTGGCGTGTAGGATCATTGCGCAGCAATACTTAGATAGATCATTTTAAAAAGGTATGTTGACATGAAAGATGCAGTTGAAAGAGTAATTGATAAAATTATCAGAGCATCTTCCAGTAAAGGAAATGGCTTTGGAATTATGTCAAAGCTTGATGCAATTGATTCAATAACTAATGGATTCAAACCTGGATTAGTTTATGTTGTAGCTGCTGAAGCAGGTGCATACAA
This DNA window, taken from Solidesulfovibrio magneticus RS-1, encodes the following:
- a CDS encoding DnaB-like helicase C-terminal domain-containing protein; amino-acid sequence: MKSQLSDALSGVLDKIKCNPSLSDNKTGLSTGIEVLDVYFRGITPGEVTVISGQRRHQFSLILNIILNIGLNTDTSIYYFSLGLTKENFALKLLCCHTDVSMQKPYTGMCSNLELEALTKSARTIETSGIKLQATDELAIQNLRDTIIDIDKNDKKTKFIVVDFMQNINFNRDFSTEHLFMVHSIETIKDIAKDTNMPIVALYYEYEKEMSGQSQISGDDLVNLMHTDLDALILVNDTMSSGSSEDQDSDDPYLKIFFADKYGMRADFIIQYSPHSLKTVNKPSIEAPKLYEPG
- a CDS encoding HTH domain-containing protein, which produces MPELSWREACIRVLTDSDGALHCKDISDKIYIDGYKKQMGVKPSGLVYNTIYNSIKNDKENSPFIQVGKSMFALKTTKDESEDDSKSKRKKKETESAECLVKACGLFWQAKYVDWKSSPKLLGRESVGSECIDFSNQSGIYILYEHHAPIYVGRAAKCNLAKRISDHVRDKHAGRWDRFTWLGFLEVGSKGELSKSSKEVFNSESLILTVEAVLIETLEAPRNKRGGDGFDQIEYLQVLDPGLLDKRYFA